GAGAAGCGAATATGCTTGACTGCGCTATCGATTATTCCGAAATAGTAACGGCCATGAAAACAAAGGACAAAACAAAATTCCTGTCCACAATAGAATTTTTTCCTGAAGAGGGTAAATATCACTTTGACGGCCACCGCGAATGCAAGGTAAGGTTTTCGCCAAAAGAAACTATGGCGCATAACAAACTATGCCCTGTCTGCGGGAAAAAATTGACTATCGGGGTAATGCACAGGGTAGAGGTATTGTCCGACCGCGAAGAAAACATTACGCCTCCATCGGCAATTCCATTTAAAAATATCATCCCTTTAGAAGAAATTATTGCAGAATCGCTGGGCTTAAGCCGAAATAGTATAACAGTAGAAAAAGAATATTTCTCTGTTCTTTCCCGTCTCGGAACGGAATTTGATATCCTCATGAACATCCCGGAAGACGAGTTAAAGAAAAAAACCCACCCGCGGGTTGTTGAAGGTATTACAAAAACCAGAAGAGGAGAGGTGAAAATCAACCCCGGATATGACGGCGTGTATGGTGAAATCGAAATTGACTGGAATAATACGAATAAAAATGCAGAAACTCAAATAGCATTGTTTTAAAAAATAAATGGAGGGAATAACATGTCCATAAAAAAGGTTGGTATTCTGACCGGCGGCGGAGACTGCCCGGGATTAAATGCAGCCATTCGCGCGGTTGTCCGCAAGGGAATTAAATTTTATAACTATGAAATGTTCGGGATAAAAAACGGCTGGGCAGGATTAATCAACGGGGACATATCTCCCTTAACAATGGATGATATATCCGGAATTCTCCACAGGGGAGGGACTATTCTTGGAACATCCAGGACCAATCCCTATAAAAAAGAAAACGGGATTGAAAATATAAAGAAAAACATAAAAAAATTTGAACTTGATGTTATCATTCCCATCGGCGGGGAAGATACAATCGGCGCGGCCGCAAAACTTTTTGTCGAGGGCATAAATGTTGTGGGCATCCCGAAAACAATAGATAATGACCTCTTCGGGACGGAATACACATTCGGCTTCGACACTGCCGTAAGTATCATCATGGAAGCTATCGACCGGCTCCATACCACGGCTGAATCCCATCACAGGATTATGGTCCTTGAGGTAATGGGACGGCATGCAGGCTGGCTCGCGACTTACGGGGGAATTGCCGGCGGTGCGGACCTTATTTTAATACCGGAAGAACCTTTTGACCTTGAAAAAGTCTGCCTGCATCTCAAAAACCGCCACAACAAGGGAAAACATTTCAGCGTTGTAGTTGTGGCGGAAGG
This region of bacterium genomic DNA includes:
- a CDS encoding ATP-dependent 6-phosphofructokinase; its protein translation is MSIKKVGILTGGGDCPGLNAAIRAVVRKGIKFYNYEMFGIKNGWAGLINGDISPLTMDDISGILHRGGTILGTSRTNPYKKENGIENIKKNIKKFELDVIIPIGGEDTIGAAAKLFVEGINVVGIPKTIDNDLFGTEYTFGFDTAVSIIMEAIDRLHTTAESHHRIMVLEVMGRHAGWLATYGGIAGGADLILIPEEPFDLEKVCLHLKNRHNKGKHFSVVVVAEGAKEITFGKLSTTGKQKDDFGHERLGGIGDILSKEIEKRTGFETRVTVLGHTQRGGSPTSFDRILATRFGLSAIDLVHENKFGFMVGLQNNKIVPVPLKDVLGKLKTVPPEFYDLAKVFFEYD